Proteins encoded within one genomic window of Flavobacterium gilvum:
- the rny gene encoding ribonuclease Y — MDIITIIISGIAGIALGFGLAKFIEKSNISNLIKSAKKEAASILKDANLEAENIKKDKILQAKEKFIELKAEHEQVILARDKKVAEVEKRVRDKESQVSNELSKAKKVNDDFEAKTAEYNSKIENLEKKQQEVDRLHKSQLQQLEVISGLSAEEAKEQLVEGLKGEAKSKAMSHIQETIEEAKLTAQQEAKKIIINTIQRVGTEEAVENCVSVFNIESDDVKGRIIGREGRNIRALEAATGVEIIVDDTPEAIILSCFDPVRREIARLALHKLVTDGRIHPARIEEVVAKTTKQIDDEIIEVGKRTVIDLGIHGLHPELIKVVGRMKYRSSYGQNLLQHSREVSKLCGIMAAELGLNVKLAKRAGLLHDIGKVPDAESDLPHALLGMQWAEKYGEKEEVCNAIGAHHDEIEMKSLLSPIIQVCDAISGARPGARRQVLDSYIQRLKDLEDVAYGFSGVKNAYAIQAGRELRVIVESEKVSDENAANLSFEISQKIQTEMTYPGQVKVTVIRETRAVNIAK, encoded by the coding sequence ATGGACATCATAACAATAATTATTTCAGGAATTGCAGGTATTGCACTAGGATTTGGTCTAGCCAAATTCATAGAAAAAAGCAACATCTCTAATTTGATTAAAAGCGCAAAAAAAGAGGCCGCATCTATACTAAAAGACGCTAATCTTGAAGCTGAAAACATAAAGAAAGATAAAATTCTTCAGGCAAAAGAAAAATTTATTGAACTAAAAGCTGAACACGAACAAGTTATTTTGGCGCGAGACAAAAAAGTAGCCGAAGTAGAAAAAAGAGTTCGCGACAAAGAATCTCAGGTTTCAAATGAATTATCCAAAGCTAAAAAAGTAAACGATGATTTTGAAGCCAAAACTGCTGAGTACAATTCAAAAATTGAAAATTTAGAGAAAAAACAACAAGAGGTTGACAGGCTTCATAAAAGTCAATTACAACAATTGGAAGTTATCTCTGGATTATCTGCTGAAGAGGCCAAAGAACAACTTGTTGAAGGCCTGAAAGGAGAAGCGAAGAGCAAAGCAATGTCGCATATTCAAGAAACTATTGAAGAGGCAAAATTGACTGCACAACAAGAAGCCAAGAAAATCATCATTAACACTATCCAGAGAGTTGGAACAGAAGAAGCTGTTGAAAACTGTGTATCTGTTTTCAACATCGAATCGGATGATGTAAAAGGAAGAATCATCGGGCGTGAAGGTAGAAATATCCGTGCACTTGAAGCCGCAACAGGCGTTGAAATTATCGTAGACGACACTCCTGAGGCCATTATTCTTTCTTGTTTTGACCCGGTTCGCAGGGAAATCGCCCGTTTGGCATTGCACAAATTGGTTACAGATGGACGTATTCACCCAGCACGTATTGAAGAAGTTGTTGCCAAAACTACCAAACAAATTGACGACGAAATCATCGAAGTAGGTAAACGTACCGTGATTGATTTAGGAATACACGGTTTGCACCCAGAATTGATAAAAGTAGTTGGAAGAATGAAATACCGTTCTTCTTACGGACAAAACTTATTGCAACACTCACGTGAGGTTTCTAAACTTTGCGGAATCATGGCTGCCGAATTAGGACTGAATGTTAAACTTGCCAAAAGAGCCGGTTTACTTCACGATATCGGTAAAGTGCCAGATGCAGAAAGTGATTTACCACACGCTCTATTAGGTATGCAATGGGCTGAAAAATATGGCGAGAAAGAAGAAGTTTGCAACGCAATTGGAGCTCACCACGACGAAATAGAAATGAAATCATTGCTTTCGCCAATCATTCAGGTTTGTGATGCTATTTCAGGTGCCAGACCAGGAGCCAGAAGACAAGTTTTGGATTCATACATTCAACGTTTAAAAGACCTTGAAGATGTTGCTTACGGATTTAGCGGAGTAAAAAATGCCTACGCTATCCAAGCCGGTAGAGAACTTCGTGTAATTGTCGAAAGTGAAAAAGTATCAGATGAAAATGCTGCTAATTTATCATTCGAAATTTCACAAAAGATTCAAACTGAAATGACTTACCCTGGTCAAGTGAAAGTTACCGTAATCAGAGAAACTAGAGCTGTAAATATAGCAAAGTAA
- a CDS encoding PAS domain-containing sensor histidine kinase, producing MIFTAHKNPEDLNRLYESSIKQLPNIIFQIRVNSQKQITVDFLSKPIEFLNEFSINEFLEDSYKLSNYKIYEPDLKSFLDSYETALSSNEKWEIDFRLLLPESGYKWLRIDATPKKNDSGEVVFYGLISDITVVKEQEIRLKVADERYHFAVQASDRGVWDWDLITNKVYYSSESMKILELTESDLVAAPEEWDERVHPDDREEYYGNINLHFDNKIPFYETCHRVLCNGRYKWILDRGKVIERDADDKPLRIVGTHTDISVQKEREIELAKMLEIVNIQNNKLLNFAHIVSHNLRTHSGNIKSLLDLHKEALLSDVDTLSNIQIVSDELFSTIENLNDLVSIYAEKESNMQSLKVNIFIDKVLDVLNDSIKQKGIQVMNYIPSSVEVFCVPAYLESIMLNLVTNAIKYSDPGKEPKIIFTTEANDDFVVLNVKDNGLGIDLEKHKDSIFGLYKTFHRNNDARGVGLYLTKNQIENMGGKIEVESTLNFGTTFKIYFKKG from the coding sequence ATGATTTTTACAGCTCATAAAAACCCGGAAGATTTAAATAGATTATACGAAAGTTCAATCAAACAGCTTCCGAATATTATTTTTCAGATAAGGGTGAATTCTCAAAAACAGATAACTGTCGATTTTTTGAGTAAGCCTATTGAGTTTTTAAATGAATTTTCGATAAATGAATTTTTGGAAGACTCCTACAAATTGTCAAATTATAAAATTTATGAGCCAGATTTAAAAAGCTTTTTGGATTCATATGAAACGGCACTTTCTAGTAATGAAAAATGGGAAATTGATTTTAGATTGCTGTTGCCTGAAAGCGGCTATAAATGGCTTCGTATTGATGCGACACCAAAGAAAAATGACAGTGGAGAAGTGGTTTTTTACGGACTTATTTCGGATATAACGGTTGTAAAAGAACAGGAAATAAGACTAAAAGTAGCCGATGAGAGATATCATTTTGCTGTACAAGCTTCAGATAGGGGAGTTTGGGATTGGGATTTGATAACTAATAAAGTATATTATTCTTCAGAATCGATGAAAATTCTGGAACTGACAGAATCGGATTTGGTTGCAGCACCCGAAGAATGGGACGAGAGAGTTCATCCAGACGACAGGGAAGAATATTATGGTAACATAAATCTTCATTTTGACAATAAAATTCCATTTTATGAGACCTGTCATCGGGTTTTGTGTAATGGTAGGTACAAATGGATTCTGGACCGTGGCAAAGTAATTGAAAGAGATGCTGATGACAAGCCTTTGAGAATTGTTGGTACTCATACTGATATATCTGTTCAAAAGGAAAGAGAAATCGAATTGGCCAAAATGCTCGAAATTGTAAATATTCAAAATAATAAGTTGCTGAATTTTGCGCATATTGTTTCCCATAATTTAAGGACGCACAGCGGAAATATTAAATCTTTGTTGGATTTGCATAAAGAAGCACTTTTGTCGGATGTTGACACTTTGAGTAATATTCAGATTGTTTCGGATGAATTGTTCTCCACGATTGAAAATCTGAATGATTTGGTGAGTATATATGCCGAAAAGGAAAGCAATATGCAGTCCTTAAAAGTCAATATTTTTATTGATAAAGTTCTCGACGTTTTGAACGACTCGATAAAACAAAAAGGGATTCAGGTCATGAATTATATCCCGTCGTCAGTTGAGGTGTTTTGTGTTCCTGCCTATCTGGAAAGCATCATGCTAAATCTGGTTACCAATGCAATTAAATATTCGGATCCTGGTAAAGAACCAAAGATCATTTTTACCACCGAAGCTAATGATGATTTCGTGGTTTTGAATGTAAAAGACAACGGATTAGGAATTGATCTGGAAAAACATAAGGATTCAATTTTTGGGTTGTACAAAACATTTCACAGGAACAATGATGCAAGGGGAGTGGGCTTGTATTTAACCAAAAATCAAATTGAAAATATGGGAGGGAAAATAGAAGTCGAAAGTACGCTAAACTTTGGAACAACCTTTAAGATTTATTTTAAGAAGGGGTAA
- a CDS encoding site-specific tyrosine recombinase, with amino-acid sequence MNWESYLKSYQSYLKIERGLSKNTIDNYSFDIERLCSFLHQNSIKVSPIAIGEETLQQFIYAVSKEVNPRSQARIISGLKSFFSYLIFEDFRNDNPLELIESPKTGRKLPDTLAVEEIDAIISAIDLSSNEGERNRALLETLYGCGLRVSELVALKISDLFFEEGFIKITGKGNKQRFVPVGDLTRKYIEIYKNEIRVHLDIQKGFEDTLFLNRRGRQLTRAMIFTIIKDLTVKINLNKKISPHTFRHSFATHLLENGADLRSIQLMLGHESITTTEIYVHLDRKYLTEVMNAYHPRR; translated from the coding sequence ATGAATTGGGAATCGTATTTAAAAAGTTATCAGTCCTATCTTAAGATTGAAAGGGGTTTGTCAAAGAATACCATTGATAATTATTCTTTTGATATTGAACGATTATGTTCTTTTTTGCATCAAAATTCGATTAAGGTTTCACCGATTGCTATTGGCGAAGAAACGCTGCAACAATTCATTTATGCAGTTTCCAAAGAAGTAAATCCAAGATCCCAGGCCAGAATAATTTCGGGTTTGAAAAGTTTTTTTTCCTATTTGATTTTTGAAGATTTTAGAAACGACAATCCTTTGGAATTAATTGAATCTCCCAAAACCGGCCGCAAATTACCAGATACCCTCGCTGTTGAAGAGATTGATGCCATTATATCTGCAATTGACCTGAGTTCGAACGAAGGAGAGCGCAATCGTGCTTTGTTGGAAACTTTATACGGTTGTGGGCTTCGGGTTTCGGAGTTGGTTGCCTTAAAAATATCCGATTTGTTTTTTGAGGAAGGATTTATCAAAATTACCGGAAAAGGAAATAAACAGCGTTTTGTTCCCGTTGGTGATTTGACCCGTAAATATATAGAGATTTATAAAAACGAAATCAGAGTCCATTTGGACATTCAAAAAGGTTTTGAGGATACTTTGTTTCTGAACAGAAGAGGAAGGCAATTGACCCGAGCGATGATTTTTACAATAATCAAGGATTTGACGGTAAAAATTAATTTAAATAAAAAAATCAGTCCACATACTTTTAGGCATTCATTTGCGACTCATTTATTGGAAAATGGTGCCGATTTACGTTCGATTCAGTTAATGCTTGGACATGAATCTATTACGACTACAGAGATTTATGTGCATTTGGATAGAAAATATTTGACAGAAGTAATGAATGCTTATCATCCTAGAAGATAA